TTCGACAATATCTTCAGACGACTGATCCATAACCCCAAAAAGATGCTGGGTCCGTATATTCGTGAGGGGATGACCGTGGCTGATTTTTGAGACTATGGTCGCGGATGCCGAAAACCCCTGGCTTAAAACTATTAGACCGCCCGAAGGTTCGAGCCAGTATCACTGCGGTTTTTAAAGTACAGGCCTGAGTTCACAGTTAGATACCCACAACCCTGAAAGGGATGGGCCATCCGGGCTGATTATTTCTTCCGCGCTAAAAAAATCATCTCGCTCGGGTATTTATCGCCAAACGGTGTGAAATCGTAGTCGGCATAGATCGCCTCGATCTCATAACCGCATCGCGCCAGAAGATGCTCGGCCTCGTAGCGAAACAGATACTTTAATTTCAGGTTCTGCAGAAGTCGCTCGCTCTGGCCGGCGGGATAAGTCAAGTCATAGACCAGGTCGCTTTCCACGATCTGGCGGTTAAAATCGACCGCGCGATTATATGAGGTCCGGACCACATGGGTACCATCGGGAAGGTCGAGTTCGGCTCGAAACTCATTCATCTGGCTGTCTTTATCCATTAGAAGAAACGGCAAATACGGGTTAAAAAGGTCCAGTACCAGCAGGCCCTGGTCTCCGAGGTGATTGCGAATACATTCCAGGCAGGAGATCTGCCTGTCGCGAGTGGTCAGCGCCTGAAACGACCTGAACGGGATCGTCACCAGCCTGAACCGGCGGTCTAACTCGAAGTTGCTCATATCTCCACGGACATAATCGATGCGATCTCGAATTTCCGATAACTCGCTGTCGAGCTTACGTTTCAATTCCGAGAGCATATTCGAAGACAGGTCCAGGCCGGTAACATGATAACCATCCCGGGCGAGCGGAATCATAACCCGGCCGGTCCCGCATCCCAGCTCCAGAATCGGTCCACCCTCTTTACCGGCGACCTTACTGTAGAAATTAATATCTTCCCGGGTCCGATGGAACTCGATATGGTCATAGCTTTGGGCGAAAAAGGGATGCTGTTCGTAACCGCCTGAAAGATCACTCATCAGTCTTCTCCCGTTTCAGGTTTACCAGTGTCGCGCCCCAGGATGAGGAAGACCCGCTGTCGAGTTTGAACTCCTCGACCCGGCTGTCCCTGCGCAGTACCGCGTGGACAGTCTCTCGCAAGGCTCCGGTGCCCTTGCCGTGGATTATGCGTACCTGGTAGATCCCCCGTTCGAGGCAGGCCTCGATATAGTCGGGGACCAGTGATTTCACCTCTTTGGGCGAAAATGTGTGCAGGTCGAGAATGCCGTCGATTGGAAATTCAACTGGATCTTCGGAAAAATCGCTCATTTCGGCTCCTTAATCGTTACGTACGGATATCTCCCAAAATAAGCATTTTTTGATACTGAACAAAGTCCAATATATTTCGTCGTACTAATGATTTAAACTAAAATAAAAGCATAAAAAGGATTTGACACAAATTCTTAATGATTCTATATTTGAGACTTGAAATTTTTTGACTGCTACAAGGAGGATTACATTAGATGAATAATCGTCTAACATTATTTTTGGTGATACTGGGAGTATTGATCACGGGACAGCTTTCGGCTCAGTATTCTGGTGAAATAATGCTTACTGATTTGAATTTTCTGGGAAGTGGAGCACGTGCCCGGGCTATGGGAGGAGCTTTCATGGGTGTGTCCGACGATGCTTCCGCTTTGTCCTGGAACCCTGCCGGTTTGATGCAGGTGATGACTCCACAGGTATCGTTTGCCATGGATTACTTTGGTCCCACTGCTAAGTATGACCTGAGCTATGCAAACAATTCCAATCGCGACGCTGTCGACGAGTTGTCGGCAGACCGTTACCCGCTTTCTTTTGCATCGTTTACCTCACCGCTTCGCGTTAAGGGGCAACCCATTGTGGCATCCGTAATGTACAGCAGTGTGGCTTACGATCTCGACAACTTCATGCTCAACATAGACGGCAATCTCGAATTGGATGATACCGAACTGGACACTGCCTTCAACTACCTCGAGAACTATGATTCGAGACTGAATAAATTCCGGCTCGGTTTCGGTACCAATGTCTGGAAATACCTGAATTTTGGTGCTGCGATAGACATCTACTGGGGATCTGCACACTACGATGAACGGATGAGCTATTCTTATTCTTTTCTCGATCCTGACGAAGGTCATCCGGTAGTTATCGACTATGTTCGCGGCGTGGCCGACACAATCGACTTTTCGGGTATGAATTTTGTGGGAAGCTTCATGTGGGATGATGATAAGTACAACCTCGGCCTGGTAATTAAAACGCCGTTTTACCTGAGCCAGGAACATGTCCAGCACACCAACGATACTATCTGGGAAAATGACCTCATCCGGGTCGATCCCGGTTTGATCGATGAACTCCAGAAAGAAAAAATCAAGGTACCGCTCGGTATCGGAGTAGGCGGTTCCTATAATGTTAACGAGAACTTTTTACTGGCCGGCGATTTCGAATGGCGCAGGTATGGTTCGTCCGATATCCGTTTCCACTACGATTCGGTTCTGTCCAATGGCGAAGTGGAAGAGAACTATTTTGAATCCAGCCTGCCGACTAAAAATGCCTATGCAATCCGGATGGGCGCGGAGTATAAATTCGATTTAAGCTGGGCGACTATCCCTGTCCGGGCCGGTTTTCGATACGAGACTTTTGGATGGCTCCAGGAAGAGGATATCCGCTATGAACTCGGATCAGAAGCAACCGAAGATCAGGACTCGATCTATAACTATTACTCAGGCAGTGACCAGCTGACGGGCTACACACTTTCACTGGGTACCGGATTCGAGTGGGAACTGATCAAGCTCGGATTTGCATTCGAGTACGAAGCCCGGGACAAGGATGTAAGCGGAACGGATGCTTACGGTCCGTTTGAAGCCACCTCGGAGTATCGTGGACCGCGTTTGATAGTTAATTTTACTGGACTTTTTAAATAGTATATCGTATGATTTCAGGGCGAAACCGCAAAACCAGGTTTCGCCTTTTTGATCTTTTTAGTTCAGCTTTTGGCTGTTTTTATCGATATCGCGTGTATAGGGAGAAATAAAGCATGGCCAGATTAACCAAACGGCAGATTAAAGAAGATAAGTTCGTTACCGGACTTCTCAAGTCCCAGCAGTACTTCAATGAAAACCGCAGTAAGATATTGATCGGTGTCGGCGCTCTTCTGGTCTTGGCAATCGTGGTGGTCCTGTTCGTCAGCAATTCCCGTTCCGCCGCTGTGGAAGCCGAAAATGACTATGGCAGTGCTACGGTCTATGTGCGGGAATTTTTCGATAGTTTTGAGCGCGATATGAATCAGGATGGTATTCCCGACGGCGATATCGACAGCTCGATGGTGCTCTTGACTAATGCCAAACTCGAATTCGAGAGGTTGGTCAAGCAACATGGTGGAACCAAACCGGCCGCTTTCGCGACTTTCTACCTCGGTTCGATCGCGTTTAAACTGGGTGAGTATGGCGATGCCGAGGAGCACTGGAACCGTTTTTTGAAAAAATATGAAATCAATCCCCAGTTCGAGGCGGCCGCAAAAATGGGTATTGCCTCCTGTCGCGAATCACTTCGTGATTTCGAAAATGCAGGGGAGATGTATTTGAAAACAGCTGAGGAGTATCCCGATTCTCCGCAGAGATCGGAAATGCTTTACAAGGCGTCGATAAATTTCGCTAAAGCGGGGCTTGCGGAACAGGCCAAAAAGGCCTATGACCTGCTTGCGGAACTGCCGCAGTCCGGGGGGAATCTGCGTAAGGCGGAACAGTTCCTGTACGAGAAAAAAGTTTTAGACCCATATTCCTTCGATAACAATTAATATGAGTGACAAGGCAGGTTGCCTGAAGGTCGTCTTTTTATGGCACATGCATCAGCCATATTACAAGGACTACCATTCAGGTGAGTATCAACTGCCCTGGGTACGTCTCCACGGGCTCAAAGATTACCTCGACATGGCCGCCATCCTGGATGATTTTCCGGGTATCAAACAGACATTCAACTACGTACCTTCGCTTATCAGGCAGGTTCAGGATTACACCGAAAATGGTGCTGTCGATTCGCACCTGAGGCTCTCCCGCAAGAAAGTCGATGAGCTCAGTGAAGCTGACAAACTGGAGATCCTCAAGACATTTTTCTCGGCTAATTATGCCACCATGATTCAGCCTTTTCCGGAGTATGACCGGTTGTATAAAATCATGCAGGCCTATAAATCTGACCTTTCCCAGGCTGTCAATAAACTGACAGAGCAGGAGTATTTTGACCTGACGGTACTTTCGAATCTGGCCTGGATCGATCCCTCCTTTCGCCATGAGCAAAAGATCAAGGACCTTTACAGTAAGAAAAAGAATTACACCTATGAAGAACGCGACAAACTGCTCGAGTTTCAGCTCGAAATCCTGCGCCGGATAATCCCCAAACATAAAGAGATCCAGGACCGCGGGCAGATCGAGGTCTCATTTTCACCCTACTATCATCCGATTCTTCCGCTTTTGATCGATACGGACCTGGCCAAAGAATCGATGCCCCGCGTCCAGCTCCCGAAGCACCGTTTTACTCATCCGGAGGATGCCCGGGCGCAGATCTCAAAATCCAAAGAAATGTACAGTCAGCTTTTCGACCGGCAATTGCGCGGGATGTGGCCTTCAGAGGGAAGTGTGGCGGAAAAACTTTTGCCGATTATGGCAGAGAACGATATTCGCTGGATTGCCACCGACGAGGAGATCTTCTATAATTCGCTCAAACATTCTCAGCTCAGTGAAGAATCACAGCATCTCAGTCCCAATTTCCATAGACCTTACAAGCTCTCCCGCAACTTCGGTGAGGTCGGCATAATCTTCAGGGATCACAGGCTCTCGGATCGGATAGGCTTTGTCTACTCCACCTGGGATGCCGACAAAGCGGCGATAGATCTTGTCAACCACCTGGCCTCGATTCGGACACTGATGCAACCCTCCGAGATTTCCGAGCATGTCATCCCGATTATCCTTGATGGTGAAAATGCCTGGGAGTATTATAAAAACGACGGGCAGGATTTTTTGCATTGCCTCTATAAACTGCTCTCAACCGACCAGCGCTTTCAGACTGTGACCGTTTCCGAACTGTTTGATGAAGTTGAAAAACCTCGGAATATCCCTTACCTGTTTGCCGGCTCATGGATCGGCCACAATTTTAAGATCTGGATCGGCCATGAGGAGGATAATCGCGCCTGGGATCTGCTCTCCATGACCCGCAACGCGCTGGTTGATTTCAGCGAGAGGAATCCCGATTTCGATCCGGACAAGCTGGCTGAAGCATGGGAGGAGATATATATTGCAGAAGGCTCTGACTGGTGCTGGTGGTACGGCGATGAGCATTCTTCCAACGAGGACGATTTATTTGACCAGATATTCCGCAGTCACCTTATGGCAGTTTACTCGATAATCGATGAGGATCCGCCGCGCGAGCTTCTGCAACCGATCAGGAGTCGTGAGGGAGAGGCTTCGATAATTCAGCCCTCGAATTTCTTCTCCGCTAAAATCGACGGGGAGGTGACACATTTTTACGAATGGTACGATGCCGGCTCATTCAACTGCCGCAAGGCTTCCTCGACCATGCATCGGGTCTCGAACATCGTCGAGGAGATATTTTTCGGCTTCGATAATGATAACCTGTACTATCGTCTCGACCTGATTATGCCGGCCTCTGACGAAGCGTTGGAGGATTATGAGTTCGAACTGGAAATTCATACAATAAACTCTTATCGCCTCAGGCTGAGCCAGGATAAGATCGAATTCGCCATTCGCCAGGCGGATAAAGATAAGTATACCCCGCTCGAGTTCGGGGGGCAGGTGTTTTTTAAAAATATTGTTGAACTTTCGATTCCCAGGACGCAAATTGAGTTCGATAAGGATTTTGAAGTCAATCTGCGTGTGCGGGTATCCAAGGATAATCAGGCTGTCGAAACCTGGCCCGCCATGAATCTGATCAAATACCAGGCCCCCACTGAAGATAAATCGATCTTCTGGCAGGTCTGATAGCAAAACAGGGAAGTTATGGCTTATACTCCCGAGGAAATCGAAGAAGGTAAATCAGCGGCAATTTTGGCCTATATCCCGTTTCTATGCCTGATTCCGCTGGTGAAATGGCGCGAAAACCGCTTTGCCTACGATCATGCCCGGCAGGGAACGGCACTCTTTTTAATCGAACTCGTAGCCGCTGTCCTGCTGATCCCCGGATTAGCATTACTTTTAGTGAAGCTGGTTCTGACGGCGGCTATCATCGTCGCAATCATCGGACTGATCTATGTCATGCAGGGGCAGTCCTTTAAAATCCCCTATATCGGTGAATGGGCCGATCGCTTGATCGGAAAAGATAGTGACGATTATCATCAGGAAAACCTGTTCTGATCGTTTTAGATAATCGACCTCGATAAAAACTATATCATGATTCAGGGAGCATGTAGATATGCGTGAGAAAATTAGTGTTGGGATTTTATCGTTTTTAATGATTATGGTCTTCTCTTGCGCTACTACCGGTCCGGGAGGTGAAAAAGATCTGATCCTGATTCCGGCTTCACAGGAAGTAGCCATGGGCAAGCAGTTCCATGAGCAGATCATAACCGAAATGAAGGTCTATGATAACCCTGAATGGCAGGATTATTTTAATGAAATCGGTCAATCAATTGTGGTCGTTTCAGACCGCAAAGATATCGAATACCACTTCACTGTTGTAGAGTCTGAGGATATCAATGCCTTCGCCACCCCCGGTGGCTATATCTACATCTTCACCGGCCTTCTGGAAATTATCGACAATGAAGCCCAGCTGGCGG
The sequence above is a segment of the Candidatus Zixiibacteriota bacterium genome. Coding sequences within it:
- a CDS encoding methyltransferase domain-containing protein — its product is MSDLSGGYEQHPFFAQSYDHIEFHRTREDINFYSKVAGKEGGPILELGCGTGRVMIPLARDGYHVTGLDLSSNMLSELKRKLDSELSEIRDRIDYVRGDMSNFELDRRFRLVTIPFRSFQALTTRDRQISCLECIRNHLGDQGLLVLDLFNPYLPFLLMDKDSQMNEFRAELDLPDGTHVVRTSYNRAVDFNRQIVESDLVYDLTYPAGQSERLLQNLKLKYLFRYEAEHLLARCGYEIEAIYADYDFTPFGDKYPSEMIFLARKK
- a CDS encoding DNA mismatch repair protein MutS; translated protein: MSDFSEDPVEFPIDGILDLHTFSPKEVKSLVPDYIEACLERGIYQVRIIHGKGTGALRETVHAVLRRDSRVEEFKLDSGSSSSWGATLVNLKREKTDE
- a CDS encoding tetratricopeptide repeat protein; this encodes MARLTKRQIKEDKFVTGLLKSQQYFNENRSKILIGVGALLVLAIVVVLFVSNSRSAAVEAENDYGSATVYVREFFDSFERDMNQDGIPDGDIDSSMVLLTNAKLEFERLVKQHGGTKPAAFATFYLGSIAFKLGEYGDAEEHWNRFLKKYEINPQFEAAAKMGIASCRESLRDFENAGEMYLKTAEEYPDSPQRSEMLYKASINFAKAGLAEQAKKAYDLLAELPQSGGNLRKAEQFLYEKKVLDPYSFDNN
- a CDS encoding glycoside hydrolase, whose amino-acid sequence is MSDKAGCLKVVFLWHMHQPYYKDYHSGEYQLPWVRLHGLKDYLDMAAILDDFPGIKQTFNYVPSLIRQVQDYTENGAVDSHLRLSRKKVDELSEADKLEILKTFFSANYATMIQPFPEYDRLYKIMQAYKSDLSQAVNKLTEQEYFDLTVLSNLAWIDPSFRHEQKIKDLYSKKKNYTYEERDKLLEFQLEILRRIIPKHKEIQDRGQIEVSFSPYYHPILPLLIDTDLAKESMPRVQLPKHRFTHPEDARAQISKSKEMYSQLFDRQLRGMWPSEGSVAEKLLPIMAENDIRWIATDEEIFYNSLKHSQLSEESQHLSPNFHRPYKLSRNFGEVGIIFRDHRLSDRIGFVYSTWDADKAAIDLVNHLASIRTLMQPSEISEHVIPIILDGENAWEYYKNDGQDFLHCLYKLLSTDQRFQTVTVSELFDEVEKPRNIPYLFAGSWIGHNFKIWIGHEEDNRAWDLLSMTRNALVDFSERNPDFDPDKLAEAWEEIYIAEGSDWCWWYGDEHSSNEDDLFDQIFRSHLMAVYSIIDEDPPRELLQPIRSREGEASIIQPSNFFSAKIDGEVTHFYEWYDAGSFNCRKASSTMHRVSNIVEEIFFGFDNDNLYYRLDLIMPASDEALEDYEFELEIHTINSYRLRLSQDKIEFAIRQADKDKYTPLEFGGQVFFKNIVELSIPRTQIEFDKDFEVNLRVRVSKDNQAVETWPAMNLIKYQAPTEDKSIFWQV